In a single window of the Thunnus maccoyii chromosome 7, fThuMac1.1, whole genome shotgun sequence genome:
- the LOC121900619 gene encoding interferon-induced protein with tetratricopeptide repeats 5-like, producing SVSVAQSQTTLEAKLGALQCHFTWDLDSSKSKLFCLRDTLEDIGTEEGNSWLGHIYNLQGYIHYQLSSTEDARRFFSRATEAFRRSRNTVSDEGPWLVVNYGNLAWLHHHLGEEKESQKYLSKVDTLLKKYPSPSQDKFHPEIYAEKAWTLMNFGKDKKQLAADYFQEAINMQPDVVEWRTSRVIALVNDYKQQDILEKMKIAKEHDPENLYLAALFLEECAKKGRKIEDEARELAERVLRKPVSSYSGMTPLLRLFREYVSIDEAIDLAEEALKKHPDKRHLQRCAAACYKWKIYSDKDNLLRQSMIDRAISLHNKVIRLYPDSSCKMEIALANIYPKSNHSQAEAEQVYKKLLESDLEPADRQMVYNCYAKYLHFTRNEIHKSIEYHMMAAEIPLQSRSRENSIRTLTKIKERNRNRMCGEIEEFLANLKD from the coding sequence tctgtcagtGTTGCTCAGAGTCAGACGACACTGGAGGCCAAACTTGGGGCCCTGCAGTGCCACTTCACCTGGGACCTGGACTCCAGCAAGTCCAAACTGTTCTGTCTCAGGGACACGCTGGAGGACATTGGCACTGAGGAAGGAAACAGCTGGCTGGGTCACATTTACAACCTGCAGGGGTACATTCACTACCAGCTGAGCTCCACTGAAGACGCCCGGCGTTTCTTCAGCAGGGCCACAGAGGCGTTCCGCCGGTCAAGAAACACCGTCTCAGATGAAGGTccctggttggtggtgaactaCGGGAACCTGGCTTGGCTGCACCACCACctaggagaggaaaaagagagtcAGAAGTACCTGTCAAAGGTCGACACCCTGCTGAAGAAATACCCATCTCCATCCCAGGACAAGTTCCATCCAGAGATCTACGCTGAAAAGGCCTGGACCCTGATGAACTTTGGCAAAGACAAAAAGCAGCTGGCAGCAGATTACTTCCAGGAAGCCATCAACATGCAGCCAGATGTGGTGGAGTGGCGTACCAGCCGTGTCATAGCGTTAGTGAATGATTACAAGCAGCAAGACATcttggagaaaatgaaaatcgCCAAAGAACACGATCCAGAGAACTTGTACCTTGCTGCTTTATTCCTTGAGGAATGtgcaaagaaaggaagaaaaattgAAGATGAAGCACGTGAGTTGGCCGAAAGGGTGTTGAGAAAGCCTGTAAGCAGCTACAGTGGTATGACACCATTACTAAGGCTATTCAGAGAGTATGTATCCATTGATGAGGCTATTGATTTGGCAGAGGAGGCTCTGAAAAAACATCCAGATAAACGTCATCTGCAGAGGTGTGCGGCAGCCTGCTACAAATGGAAGATTTATTCAGACAAGGACAATCTCCTGAGGCAAAGCATGATAGACAGGGCAATCAGTCTCCATAACAAAGTGATTCGTCTTTACCCTGATTCTTCATGTAAAATGGAAATAGCTCTTGCAAACATATACCCAAAATCAAACCACAGCCAGGCTGAAGCTGAGCAGGTTTACAAGAAGCTGCTAGAAAGTGATCTGgaacctgcagacagacagatggtcTACAACTGCTACGCCAAATATTTACACTTCACTCGAAATGAGATCCACAAGTCAATAGAATATCACATGATGGCAGCAGAGATACCACTACAATCTCGCTCTCGTGAGAACAGTATCAGAACTCTGACGAagattaaagaaagaaacaggaaCCGAATGTGTGGAGAAATAGAGGAGTTTCTGGCTAATCTGAAAGACTAA
- the LOC121900766 gene encoding interferon-induced protein with tetratricopeptide repeats 1B-like, which translates to MEAKLWALQCHFTWDLESSSSKLFRLRDTLEDIGTEEGYSWLGHIYNLQGHIHYQLGFTEDARRFFSRAAEAFRQMRNTVSDEGPWLVVNYGNLAWLHHYLGEQAESQTYLSKVEALLNEYPSPSQDELHPEIYAEKAWTLMKFGRDKKLLAADYFQRAIRMQPDVVEWHTSHVIALVNVYKDYNKPLEEDILEKMKIAKEHDPESLYLAALYLEECAKKGRKIEDEARELAKRVLRNPVSSYSGMTPLLRLYTMYVSMDEAIDLAEEALERHPDERHLKWCAAICYEWMIFSHKDNPLQKSMIDRAVSLHKEVISLYPHSSLKIKIFLANIYTKSNHSQAEAEQIYQEQLESDLEPADRQILYNYYAKYLHFIQKESYKSIEYHMMAAAIPQQSPYRENSIRTLERIRERNRNRMCGEVEEFLANLQD; encoded by the coding sequence ATGGAGGCCAAACTATGGGCCCTGCAGTGCCACTTCACATGGGACCTGGAGTCCAGCAGTTCCAAACTGTTCCGTCTCAGGGACACGCTGGAGGACATCGGCACAGAGGAGGGATACAGCTGGCTGGGTCACATTTACAACCTGCAGGGGCACATTCACTACCAGCTGGGCTTCACTGAAGACGCCCGGCGTTTCTTCAGTAGGGCTGCAGAGGCCTTTCGCCAGATGAGAAACACTGTCTCAGATGAAGGTccctggttggtggtgaactaTGGGAACCTGGCTTGGCTGCACCACTACCTGGGAGAGCAAGCAGAGAGTCAGACATACCTGTCAAAGGTAGAAGCCCTGCTGAACGAATACCCATCTCCATCCCAGGACGAGCTCCATCCGGAGATCTACGCTGAAAAAGCCTGGACCCTGATGAAGTTCGGCAGAGACAAAAAGCTGCTGGCTGCAGATTACTTCCAGAGAGCCATCAGGATGCAGCCTGATGTGGTAGAGTGGCACACCAGTCATGTCATAGCATTGGTGAATGTTTATAAGGACTACAACAAACCACTGGAGGAAGACATcttggagaaaatgaaaatcgCCAAAGAACACGATCCAGAGAGCTTGTACCTTGCTGCTTTATACCTTGAAGAATGtgcaaagaaaggaagaaaaattgAAGATGAAGCACGTGAGTTGGCCAAAAGGGTGTTGAGAAATCCTGTAAGCAGCTACAGTGGTATGACACCATTACTAAGGCTGTACACAATGTATGTATCTATGGATGAGGCTATTGATTTGGCAGAGGAAGCTCTGGAAAGACATCCAGATGAACGTCATCTGAAGTGGTGTGCTGCAATCTGCTACGAATGGATGATTTTTTCGCACAAGGACAATCCCCTGCAGAAAAGCATGATAGACAGAGCAGTCAGTCTCCATAAAGAGGTGATCTCTCTTTACCCTCATTCttcacttaaaataaaaatatttcttgcaaacatatacacaaaatcaaaccaCAGCCAGGCTGAAGCTGAGCAGATTTACCAGGAACAACTAGAAAGTGATCTGgaacctgcagacagacagatacttTACAACTACTAtgcaaaatatttacacttCATTCAAAAGGAGAGCTACAAGTCAATAGAATATCACATGATGGCAGCAG